One genomic segment of Brassica napus cultivar Da-Ae chromosome A3, Da-Ae, whole genome shotgun sequence includes these proteins:
- the LOC106437805 gene encoding protein FRIGIDA-ESSENTIAL 1-like produces MSDSDMDIDDDDVQVQVQRTIAGDSGLLLAKPSDSQSRNDVKKHLDENSGKNNTMLGEAKDMLLSRFPAPAPSFPLVNGPEQKRAALPCKFFGQGWCDNGISCRFLHVKENTNGTSQQQWVNHMAGASGIQSVEGENGVASLVNPSGDHEIRFMPSLGNMERGSLPKGGAVFTEDRHVFVNSTSSFPLKSSFVQEHGASLTSYGQTDMGSSGPAWTGSLFSSTPMNQYASKLGNCENINDINGSGSPPMVEAISVSSVQDTEGDRTSNNKKVYSHDWEPSEPFRASFTIPPYILPSSDALYDPFTDIENPQDRSLTAPLSSKGRYAQKKSSQQKDDESASDNKNSSCSNNQYQESMATKNLEAHGVVEGVATSVVDQNDETTPSKEVSAENRSVLKRSKPAGHGSWRRSDGSSHQKVLKSDERDGEARSDAGTKALRQFRTAVVETIKEMVKPLWREGRLTKEVHNMVVKRASEKIVSAAVQSHQVPTDSASVDQYLSMSATKIVKLVEASFFLDTSVKKLSKVLH; encoded by the exons ATGTCTGATTCCGACATGGACATTGACGATGACGACGTCCAAGTGCAGGTACAACGTACAATTGCGGGAGACTCTGGATTGCTGCTCGCTAAACCTTCCGATTCCCAATCCCGGAACG ATgtgaagaagcatttagatgagaaCAGTGGGAAGAATAATACTATGCTGGGAGAAGCAAAAGACATGCTTTTGTCAAG GTTTCCTGCTCCGGCGCCAAGCTTTCCTTTGGTGAATGGACCAGAACAGAAACGTGCAGCACTTCCCTGCAAGTTTTTTGGTCAAGGGTGGTGTGATAATGGGATCTCCTGCAGGTTTCTTCATGTGAAGGAGAACACGAATGGCACTAGCCAGCAACAGTGGGTGAATCATATGGCTGGAGCCAGTGGTATCCAGTCTGTTGAAG GCGAAAATGGTGTAGCATCTTTGGTGAACCCATCAGGTGATCACGAGATACGCTTTATGCCTTCATTGGGAAACATGGAAAGAGGGAGTCTACCAAAGGGTGGTGCTGTTTTCACTGAGGACAGGCATGTGTTTGTTAATAGCACTAGTTCCTTCCCATTGAAAAGCAGTTTTGTTCAAGAACATGGAGCTTCTCTCACTTCCTATGGACAAACAGACATGGGATCTTCTGGACCTGCCTGGACAGGATCATTGTTCAGTTCTACTCCTATGAATCAGTATGCTTCTAAATTGGGGAACTGTGAaaacataaatgatataaatgGATCCGGATCACCACCGATGGTGGAAGCTATATCTGTTTCATCCGTTCAAGATACAGAAGGCGACAGGACTAGCAACAACAAGAAAGTTTATTCACATGATTGGGAACCTTCTGAACCTTTTCGAGCATCTTTCACAATTCCACCTTATATACTTCCCTCCTCTGATGCCCTCTACGATCCTTTCACGGATATAGAGAATCCACAAGACAGATCTCTTACTGCTCCATTGTCAAGTAAAGGGAGATATGCACAGAAAAAGTCCAGCCAGCAGAAAGATGATGAATCTGCTAGTGATAATAAAAACAGTTCATGTAGCAATAATCAGTATCAAGAATCTATGGCGACGAAGAATTTGGAAGCACATGGAGTGGTGGAGGGGGTGGCTACTTCGGTTGTTGATCAAAATGATGAAACAACACCAAGCAAAGAAGTTTCTGCAGAGAATAGATCTGTTTTAAAAAGAAGCAAACCTGCAGGGCACGGATCTTGGCGTAGAAGTGACGGCTCTTCGCATCAAAAGGTGTTGAAATCAGATGAGAGAGATGGTGAAGCGAGGTCAGACGCAGGGACCAAAGCATTGAGACAGTTCCGGACTGCAGTTGTGGAAACCATCAAAGAAATGGTGAAACCGTTGTGGCGCGAAGGCCGTCTTACCAAAGAAGTGCATAACATGGTAGTTAAAAGAGCTTCTGAAAAGATAGTCAGCGCTGCTGTCCAGTCCCATCAGGTGCCGACTGACTCAGCATCCGTTGATCAGTATCTTAGTATGTCTGCAaccaagattgtgaagcttgttgAGGCGAGTTTCTTCTTAGACACTTCAGTAAAAAAACTTAGTAAAGTCTTGCATTAA
- the LOC106437807 gene encoding acid phosphatase 1-like — protein MACSRNSLVSFFILGLFTVLISPAISSRVLSSTKRPVNGESRSSVASYCESWRLAVETNNAGTWKVVPSKCVSSLETYYNGGQFDKDYNVVARYALAFAKTVKIGGDGKDAWVFDVDETLLSNLEYYKANGYGSEPYNSKKFHEWVVQGTAPGFDASLKLYTGLKNIGFTIILLTGRDEAERRITEKNLHDAGYFGWEHLLLRGHEDQGKAAVKYKSEQRSRMVKKGYILHGNTGDQWSDLQGFAVADRSFKVPNPIYYIA, from the exons ATGGCGTGTTCTCGTAACAGCTTGGTTTCGTTCTTTATCCTCGGTTTATTCACCGTCTTAATCAGTCCGGCCATCTCTTCTCGCGTCTTGTCCTCCACTAAGCGTCCGGTCAATGGTGAGTCTCGCTCTTCCGTTGCTTCCTACTGCGAGAGCTGGAGGTTGGCCGTCGAGACCAACAATGCGGGAACATGGAAGGTGGTTCCATCCAAATGTGTTAGCTCCCTTGAAACCTATTACAACGGAGGCCAGTTCGACAAGGACTACAATGTAGTCGCTCGTTACGCGCTCGCCTTCGCTAAAACGGTTAAGATTGGTGGAGACGGTAAGGACGCATGGGTCTTCGACGTTGATGAGACGCTTCTCTCGAATCTCGAGTACTATAAGGCTAATGGTTATGG GTCTGAGCCGTACAACTCAAAGAAGTTCCATGAGTGGGTGGTACAAGGTACAGCTCCAGGTTTTGATGCGAGCTTGAAACTGTACACAGGTCTCAAGAACATTGGTTTCACTATCATTCTGCTAACCGGCCGAGACGAAGCCGAGAGGAGAATTACCGAGAAAAATCTCCATGACGCCGGTTATTTCGGTTGGGAACATCTCCTCCTGAG GGGTCACGAAGATCAAGGTAAAGCAGCTGTAAAGTACAAATCAGAGCAGCGATCAAGAATGGTTAAGAAAGGCTACATACTCCATGGAAATACTGGTGATCAATGGAGCGACCTGCAAGGCTTTGCTGTAGCTGATCGTTCTTTCAAAGTCCCAAATCCAATATACTATATTGCTTGA
- the LOC106443479 gene encoding ras-related protein RABA1h-like, protein MGAYKSEDDYDYLFKVVLTGDSGVGKSNLLSRFTKNDFSHDSRSTIGVEFATRSIQVDDKIVKAQIWDTAGQERYRAITSAYYRGAVGALLVYDVTRHVTFENVERWLKELRNHTDANIVIMLVGNKSDLRHLRAIPTEEVKAFAERENTFFMETSALEALNVESAFTEVLTQIYRVVSKNALEGGADPTTALPKGQVINVGSRDDVSAVKKAGCCST, encoded by the exons ATGGGAGCATACAAATCTGAGGACGATTATGATTACCTGTTCAAAGTTGTGTTAACAGGAGATTCCGGTGTCGGAAAATCAAATCTGCTCTCCCGATTCACCAAAAACGACTTCAGCCACGATTCGCGCTCGACCATTGGCGTCGAATTCGCCACACGGAGCATTCAAGTCGACGACAAGATTGTCAAAGCTCAAATATGGGATACTGCGGGCCAAGAAAG GTATCGAGCCATCACGAGCGCTTATTACCGAGGAGCCGTTGGTGCGTTATTGGTCTACGACGTAACACGGCACGTGACATTCGAGAACGTTGAGAGATGGCTAAAGGAGTTAAGGAACCACACAGACGCAAACATTGTGATTATGCTAGTAGGTAACAAATCTGATCTGCGTCACCTTCGAGCCATCCCGACTGAAGAAGTGAAAGCTTttgcagagagagagaacaCTTTCTTCATGGAGACTTCGGCACTCGAAGCATTAAACGTCGAAAGCGCTTTCACAGAGGTTCTCACTCAGATTTACAGAGTCGTTAGCAAGAATGCTCTTGAAGGTGGAGCTGATCCAACCACTGCTTTGCCTAAAGGACAGGTGATTAATGTTGGAAGCAGAGATGATGTTTCAGCGGTCAAGAAAGCGGGTTGCTGCTCGACATAA
- the LOC125605487 gene encoding putative nuclease HARBI1 has protein sequence MSSSSSSEFEERLDEVFDEIFEDTFNNIVEAQSIPQRTRAYVERNREGGHDRLWNDYFSEDCTFAPHLFRRRFRMNKDLFLRIVHGLSEWFPFFQQRRDATGRLGLSSLQKCTAAIRMLAYGSAADTVDEYLRLGESTALSCLHNFTDGIIHLFGEEYLRRPTPEDLQRLLDIGEKRGFPGMVGSIDCMHWEWKNCPTAWKGQYARGSSKPTIVLEAVASQDLWIWHAFFGPPGTLNDINVLDRSPVFDDILEGRAPRLRYVVNGHMYKLAYYLTDGIYPKWSTFIQSIPLPQSPKQELFAKVQEAARKDVERAFGVLQARFAIVRNPVRTLDKEKIGKIMRACIILHNMIVENERDGYIRYDADEFEEGDVTRSSEVETERPTNMNNLFPNRNDLRDRHMHERLKNDLIENIWNKFGDED, from the coding sequence atgtcttcatcttcatcttctgaaTTCGAAGAGAGATTGGACGAAGTTTTCGATGAAATATTCGAAGATACTTTCAACAACATAGTGGAGGCCCAATCCATACCGCAAAGAACACGTGCTTATGTTGAACGAAACCGCGAAGGAGGACACGACCGCTTATGGAATGACTACTTCAGCGAAGATTGTACATTCGCCCCACATTTATTCAGACGCCGTTTTCGCATGAATAAGGATTTATTCTTGCGTATTGTCCATGGCCTATCAGAGTGGTTTCCATTCTttcagcaaagaagagatgcaacCGGGAGGTTGGgtctttcttctttacaaaaatGTACGGCAGCAATTCGTATGCTTGCTTATGGTTCTGCGGCCGACACGGTTGACGagtatctccgacttggtgagagCACTGCACTTTCTTGTTTACATAATTTCACTGACGGAATAATACACTTATTTGGAGAAGAGTATCTACGACGACCCACACCggaggatcttcaacgactactcgatattggagagaaacgagggtttcctgggatggtcgggagcattgactgtatgcattgggagtggaaaaattgcccaaccgcttggaaaggacagtACGCACGTGGATCATCAAAACCGACTATTGTCCTAGAGGCtgtagcttcacaagatctttggatttgGCACGCCTTTTTTGGTCCTCCAGGTacattaaatgatattaatgtcCTCGATCGGTCTCCTGTATTTGATGATATTTTAGAAGGTCGAGCTCCCAGGTTAAGGTATGTGGTCAACGGACACATGTATAAGTTGGCATACTACCTCACAGACGGTATATATCCcaaatggtcaacatttatccaatctatccCACTCCCTCAATCTCCGAAACAAGAGTTATTTGCTAAAGTGCAAGAAGCAGcccgaaaagatgtggagcgggcttttggagtattgcaagctcGGTTTGCGATTGTGAGAAACCCGGTTCGTACCTTGGACAAAGAAAAGatagggaagattatgagagcatgtatcatactacacaatatgatagttgaaAATGAACGAGATGGTTACATCCGGTACGATGCAGACgaatttgaagaaggagacGTCACCAGAAGTTCAGAGGTCGAAACCGAGAGGCCTACAAATATGAATAATTTGTTTCCCAATCGGAATGATCTTCGTGATAGGCATATGCATGAACGATTGAAGAATGATTTaatcgaaaatatttggaacaaatttggtgatgaagattaa
- the LOC106443480 gene encoding WUSCHEL-related homeobox 9 translates to MASSNRHWPSMFKSKPHHHQWQHDINSPPLPSSASHRSSPFSGCEVERSPEPKPRWNPKPEQIRVLEAIFNSGMVNPPREEIRRIRAQLQEYGQVGDANVFYWFQNRKSRSKYKLRLLHKHSLSQPQPQPQPQPSSSSSSSSKSTKPHKNKDKNNTNLSLGGGQMMGMFPSEDAFLFPVSTVGAFGGITASSQLGFLSGDMIEQHKPAHPTVEQCTGYLLSEIMNGNASYGTHHQQHLSDKEDEEMSMKMLQQPQPYAATSHQITSYNNNNNIILHVPPITPTTSTTTTTSTTTSDPLDIVLSTSDQLQVQVCTRIRVFINEMEFEVSPGPFNVRDAFGEEVVLINSAGQPIVTDEYGVALQPLQHGASYYLVLFPLLVSLIQMSNFCEQK, encoded by the exons ATGGCTTCCTCGAATAGACACTGGCCAAGCATGTTCAAATCCAAACCTCATCACCATCAATGGCAACACGACATCAACTCTCCTCCCTTGCCTTCTTCTGCTTCCCACCGATCTTCTCCCTTCTCAG GGTGTGAGGTGGAGAGGAGTCCAGAGCCAAAACCAAGATGGAATCCGAAGCCAGAGCAGATTCGTGTACTTGAAGCAATCTTCAACTCAGGGATGGTGAATCCACCAAGAGAGGAGATTCGAAGGATTAGGGCTCAGCTTCAAGAATACGGCCAAGTTGGTGACGCCAACGTCTTCTATTGGTTCCAAAACCGCAAGTCTCGTAGCAAATACAAACTACGCCTCCTCCATAAACACTCCCTCTCTCAACCCCAACCCCAACCTCAACCGCAGCcttcatcttcctcatcatctTCCTCCAAGTCTACCAAACCCCACAAAAACAAGGACAAGAACAACACTAATCTCTCTTTGGGTGGTGGTCAAATGATGGGGATGTTTCCATCGGAAGATGCGTTTCTTTTCCCGGTTTCCACCGTCGGAGCGTTTGGAGGTATCACCGCCTCATCCCAATTAGGATTTCTCTCCGGTGATATGATTGAGCAACATAAACCGGCTCATCCAACGGTGGAACAATGTACCGGATATCTCTTGAGCGAGATCATGAACGGTAATGCTAGTTATGGAACTCATCATCAACAGCACTTGAGtgataaagaagatgaagaaatgaGTATGAAGATGTTGCAGCAGCCACAACCTTACGCTGCTACAAGTCATCAAATCACTtcttacaacaacaacaacaacatcattCTTCATGTTCCTCCAATTACTCCAACTACTtcaactactactactactagtaCTACAACCTCAGATCCTCTTGATATTGTATTATCAACTTCGGACCAGCTTCAAGTTCAAG TGTGCACGAGAATAAGGGTGTTTATCAACGAAATGGAGTTTGAAGTGAGCCCCGGACCGTTCAATGTGAGAGATGCATTCGGAGAAGAGGTTGTTCTCATCAATTCTGCGGGTCAGCCCATTGTCACTGATGAATATGGCGTCGCACTTCAGCCTCTTCAACATGGAGCCTCCTACTATCTGGTTTTGTTTCCTCTCTTAGTTTCTCTAATTCAGATGAGTAATTTTTGTGAACAAAAGTGA
- the LOC106443481 gene encoding protein SPEAR2 produces MCSNISSGSYGGDRDFLQRDDYFGSCPKKQKKDKVRRRGPGVAELEKIRLEEENKTPSLVTPHSSSSLSLPRTDHTLFFPPPPPPQLPLPSSYTTNHIFRWSPATAMPPNFDLPLSSYLSNGSFPMDMIPPVPFLHRKQHYPNHQTMNLANPSPGPGRLYQFIEPPSNQRSCVDNVSQILQEEEKVVMSAKRPWHFLADTTTKASVGPISRELKHNRSLDMRLINPVQDSGTTICNPISIDSPTSITRDFNVQYEQQQPEQDFDENMQWRSKKTFYSFIPSNDQSNIGREYRACEPHESAADHGIDLSLKL; encoded by the exons ATGTGTAGTAACATAAGCAGTGGAAGCTATGGAGGAGACAGAGACTTCTTACAACGAGATGATTACTTTGGTTCTTGTCCGAAAAAACAGAAGAAAGATAAAGTACGACGAAGAGGACCTGGTGTCGCCGAACTCGAGAAGATCCGTTtagaagaagagaacaaaacTCCTTCTCTTGTAACtccacattcttcttcttctttatcattACCAAGAACCGATCACACTCTCTtttttcctcctcctcctcctccacagCTTCCTTTGCCGTCCTCTTACACCACTAATCATATTTTCCGGTGGTCACCGGCGACGGCGATGCCTCCAAACTTTGATTTGCCGTTGTCGTCTTACCTCTCGAACGGATCTTTCCCTATGGATATGATTCCCCCAGTGCCGTTTTTGCATAGGAAGCAGCATTATCCGAATCATCAGACG ATGAATCTTGCGAACCCATCTCCAGGACCAGGAAGATTATACCAGTTCATAGAGCCCCCTTCAAACCAAAGATCTTGCGTCGATAATGTCTCTCAGATTCTTCAGGAAGAAGAAAAG GTTGTCATGAGTGCGAAGAGGCCGTGGCATTTTCTCGCAGACACCACCACGAAAGCTAGCGTTGGACCAATCTCAAG gGAGTTGAAACATAACCGGTCGTTGGATATGAGATTGATAAATCCGGTCCAAGATTCCGGTACAACGATTTGCAACCCTATCTCCATTGATTCACCTACCTCCATTACGCGTGATTTTAACGTACAG tatgaACAACAGCAACCAGAACAAGACTTTGATGAGAACATGCAATGGAGAAGTAAGAAGACTTTCTATAGCTTCATACCCTCTAATGATCAGAGCAATATTGGACGAGAATACCGAGCCTGTGAGCCACATGAATCTGCCGCTGATCATGGCATCGATCTCAGCCTTAAGTTATAA
- the LOC106443482 gene encoding sodium/calcium exchanger NCL-like: MQTLSSKRTPIHPHCPSTLLLFLISLALIISGVSSRVLSPVPLNNSILISDGIHGASEYEFLTLDPPKNVSKAACLHVYGFLPCADNIGGYAFQVFSFGCLLVIGDYFLSEGRSKLFVIFEVGFYGGIVFPLLTMFPRIVLMLSPGLSATHDGALAIVGSNVGVTVGHTVFALTMQWGACVVFGLTSPSSGQSTPRGSIKRTTSDTKNPRRGFYRTKILKNIVEASVDADPKNKKAAGIMLLTLAPFLIVTLPDLLDAQSWSDITILITLIISCSSTFIYFVYSYFDTADQKKSLDNAKFELMSEVHKHLQSFSPRSLIRDGQLTKESLKSLFDKIDRNKDGKIQISELKDLTVEFGVYGRMKCDINEFANTLLADFDKDKDGELDENEFEEGVMKLLNQYKFDNPDTPRQGNTCIYRTASDSVHVKNLSQGEEAGVLKLEMPKQTLVAKLLSLRTLKAVLKVIGGMLMVLFLAKPFMININLLSVTAGVPSFYAVFAVIPLVRNLKNTLSAHFCRKKDKARIASEKFSEIYRDVTMNNLMGMSIVLAIVYTKGLKWDYSTEALVAVVVGLAIGLPAYVRSTYPFWICVLAFAMYISSLVLIYLHFHFRGQN; the protein is encoded by the exons ATGCAAACATTATCTTCTAAGCGGACACCTATCCATCCACACTGCCCATCAACTCTGTTATTATTCTTAATATCTCTAGCTCTGATCATCTCTGGTGTGAGCTCCCGTGTCCTAAGTCCTGTCCCTCTAAATAACTCTATCTTGATCTCTGATGGCATCCATGGCGCCTCGGAGTATGAGTTTCTAACTCTAGATCCTCCAAAGAACGTCTCTAAAGCAGCTTGCCTTCATGTCTACGGGTTTCTTCCGTGTGCAGACAATATTGGAGGTTATGCCTTCCAAGTTTTCTCTTTTGGGTGTCTCTTGGTCATCGGTGACTATTTCTTGTCTGAAGGAAGATCAAAACTCTTTGTAATCTTCGAGGTCGGTTTCTATGGTGGTATTGTCTTCCCTCTTCTTACAATGTTCCCAAGAATTGTCCTTATGCTCT CGCCTGGATTATCAGCGACCCATGATGGTGCTCTGGCGATTGTGGGTAGCAACGTTGGTGTTACTGTAGGGCACACAGTTTTTGCTCTAACAATGCAATGGGGAGCTTGTGTTGTCTTTGGTTTGACTAGCCCTAGTTCAGGCCAGTCAACCCCAAGAGGATCAATCAAAAGAACAACCTCT gatacAAAGAATCCAAGAAGAGGGTTTTACAGGACGAAGATACTGAAAAACATCGTTG AAGCAAGCGTAGATGCGGATCCTAAGAACAAGAAAGCTGCAGGGATTATGCTTCTCACTCTAGCTCCATTTCTCATTGTGACACTGCCTGATTTACTTGATGCACAATCTTGGAGTGACATCACTATCTTGATCACTCTCATAATCTCCTGTTCTTCAACCTTTATCTACTTTGTTTACTCG TATTTTGATACGGCAGACCAAAAGAAGAGCTTAGATAATGCCAAGTTTGAGCTCATGTCTGAAGTTCATAAACATTTGCAAAGCTTTTCGCCTCGAAGCCTTATAAGAGATGGACAACTAACTAAAGAGAGCTTGAAAAG TTTGTTTGATAAGATCGATAGGAACAAAGATGGGAAGATTCAAATCTCGGAGCTTAAAGACTTAACCGTAGAGTTTGGAGTTTATGGAAGAATGAAATGTGACATCAATGAGTTTGCAAACACTTTACTTGCTGAttttgacaaagacaaagatgGTGAGTTAGACGAGAACGAGTTTGAAGAAGGGGTAATGAAACTACTGAATCAATACAAGTTCGACAACCCAGATACTCCAAGACAGGGCAACACTTGCATTTACAGAACGGCATCAGATTCCGTGCATGTCAAGAATCTGTCTCAAGGCGAGGAAGCTGGAGTTTTAAAGCTGGAGATGCCAAAGCAAACTCTTGTTGCTAAACTACTCTCTTTGAGAACCTTAAAAGCTGTCCTTAAAGTCATTGGTGGGATGCTAATGGTCCTGTTTCTAGCTAAACCATTTATGATCAACATTAATCTCTTGTCGGTTACAGCTGGAGTTCCTTCTTTCTACGCTGTATTTGCAGTGATCCCTTTGGTTAGAAACTTGAAGAACACGTTATCTGCACATTTCTGTAGAAAGAAAGACAAGGCAAGAATCGCTTCTGAGAAATTCTCTGAG ATCTATAGGGATGTTACAATGAACAATCTCATGGGAATGTCGATTGTATTGGCGATTGTATACACCAAAGGATTGAAATGGGATTACTCAACCGAAGCTCTTGTTGCTGTGGTTGTTGGCCTTGCAATTGGCTTACCGGCTTATGTGAGATCAACTTATCCGTTTTGGATTTGTGTATTGGCCTTTGCTATGTATATCTCCTCTCTTGTTTTAATCTATCTCCATTTTCATTTCAGAGGTCAGAACTAA
- the LOC106437812 gene encoding LOW QUALITY PROTEIN: apoptosis inhibitor 5-like protein API5 (The sequence of the model RefSeq protein was modified relative to this genomic sequence to represent the inferred CDS: deleted 1 base in 1 codon), which produces MALVKFHINQNDSVLAQHKGSSFTRLVFSKANNESHQKLSRRSSERPRPPPPSASASSAMSEHQSEEVQQIEKLYEFSERLNASKDKSQNVEDYEGIIKMAKTSMKAKQLASQLIPRYFKFFPTLSTEAFDAHMDCIDEENIGVRVQAIRGLPLFCKDSPDIISKIVDVLVQLLNTEETMERDAVHKALMSLIRQDPKASLTALFTHAGVTPTTDDQIREKVLNFIRDKVFPLKGELLKPQEEMERRITDLIKQSLEDVTGGEFKMFMDFLTSLSIFGAKAPQERMQELVEIIEGQADLDAQFDVSDTDHIDRLISCLQLALPFFSRGAPTSRFLNYLNKHIIPVFDKLPEERKLDLLKALADISPYTTAQEARQMLPSIVQLLKKYMPARKTGEEMNFTYVECLLYAFHHLAHKVPNATNSLCGYKVVTGQPSDRLGEDFSELNKDFTERLTTVEDLTKTTMKKLTQGMTEHNKAMSAAKTDEEKASVKTKKQNTTTGLRTCNNILAMTKPLHAKVPSFIGDTNINLSWKEATKPLPSAATTTIGGKRPANSNTGSGNNVSAKRGRGSGGMSNQLVNKAFQGISSHGGGRGGNRRRGGGRGRGQGRGHW; this is translated from the exons ATGGCGTTAGTCAAGtttcacataaatcaaaacgaCAGCGTATTAGCTCAACATAAGGGCTCTTCCTTTACTCGGCTCGTCTTCTCCAAAGCT AATAACGAAAGTCATCAGAAACTCTCGCGACGCTCTTCCGAAAGACCAAGACCACCACCAC cttcagcttcagcttcctCCGCGATGTCAGAGCACCAGTCCGAAGAAGTCCAGCAGATCGAGAAGCTCTACGAGTTCAGCGAGCGTCTCAACGCCTCCAAGGACAAGTCCCAG AATGTTGAGGATTATGAGGGGATTATCAAGATGGCGAAGACGAGTATGAAGGCGAAGCAGCTTGCGTCGCAGCTGATTCCTCGCTACTTCAAGTTCTTCCCTACTCTCTCCACTGAGGCCTTCGATGCTCATATGGACTGTATCGATGAGGAGAATATTGGG GTACGGGTTCAAGCCATCCGCGGGCTCCCACTGTTCTGCAAGGATTCACCAGATATTATATCTAAGATTGTTGATGTTCTTGTGCAACTTCTAAATACTG AGGAAACTATGGAGCGTGATGCTGTGCATAAGGCTCTGATGTCGCTGATACGACAGGACCCAAAAG CATCTTTGACTGCATTGTTTACGCATGCTGGAGTTACTCCAACTACGGACGATCAGATTCGTGAAAAGGTCTTGAATTTCATCAGAGATAAG GTGTTTCCTCTTAAAGGGGAACTTTTAAAGCCTCAAGAGGAAATGGAGAGACGTATAACAGATTTGATTAAACAG AGCCTGGAAGATGTAACTGGAGGAgagtttaaaatgtttatggATTTCCTGACAAGTTTGAGTATATTTGGAGCGAAAGCTCCTCAAGAAAGAATGCAAGAACTTGTGGAAATTATCGAAGGACAGGCCGATTTGGATGCTCAGTTTGAT GTTTCAGATACAGACCATATCGACAGGTTGATATCATGCCTCCAACTGGCTCTTCCCTTTTTTTCG AGAGGTGCTCCAACCAGCAGGTTTCTCAACTATTTGAACAAACATATCATACCTGTTTTTGACAAG cTCCCAGAAGAGAGGAAGCTTGATTTGCTCAAAGCTCTTGCTGATATTTCCCCATACACAACCGCCCAGGAGGCAAGGCAAATGCTTCCTTCAATAGTTCAGCTTCTAAAG AAATACATGCCTGCCAGGAAGACTGGGGAGGAAATGAACTTCACGTACGTGGAGTGTTTGTTGTACGCGTTCCATCACCTGGCGCACAAG GTTCCAAATGCAACAAACAGCTTGTGTGGGTATAAGGTAGTGACCGGCCAGCCATCAGACAGACTTGGGGAAGACTTCTCGGAATTGAACAAGGACTTCACTGAAAG ATTGACTACCGTTGAAGATCTAACTAAGACAACGATGAAGAAATTAACTCAGGGAATGACTGAGCACAACAAAGCCATGTCGGCTGCCAAGACAGATGAAGAGAAAGCAAGCGTT aaaacaaagaagcagaatACTACAACTGGACTTAGGACCTGTAATAACATACTGGCAATGACAAAG CCACTGCATGCAAAAGTGCCTTCGTTCATCGGAGATACTAATATCAACCTTTCTTGGAAAGAAGCCACAAAGCCGTTACCAtctgcagcaacaacaacaatcgg AGGAAAACGGCCTGCTAATAGCAACACTGGAAGTGGTAACAATGTCTCTGCAAAGAGGGGACGTGGTTCGGGTGGTATGTCAAACCAGCTTGTGAACAAGGCTTTTCAGGGAATATCATCTCACGGTGGTGGTAGAGGCGGAAACCGAAGACGCGGGGGTGGTCGCGGGAGAGGACAAGGAAGAGGTCACTGGTAA